TAAGCCGGAGTTCCTGTTTCCCTAACGATATCTTCTACTTTTAAATTCTCCATCATTAAATTCTGTTCATCATAATAAATATATGGTGCTTTGATCATTTTTCATTTCTCCTCTCTAATTCTGAAAGCCTTATTTCATTCTTTAGTGAATCCTTTATTAATTCAACCAATGGTTTATTTTTCGAAAACAAGCAGATATCTTTATCACTTCCGGTTATGGTTCCCGTCAAAACATAAGAGGAATCTGCTATAAGGCGAATCTGTCCGGATCCCTTTTTAATATTATGTGTGATGACTCCTTGAAGCTCAATATCCCCGGATATAATGGCAACGACTTTAAGCCCCTTCGCTGCTGCAGCTTCTAATGCTTCTTTAAAATAATCAATTTCATTCTCCGATACGGACACATAGACTCTCTCCGTAGCATTCTCAATTATGTTACGTATCTTATCTATGATATTCTGCAATCCGCTCACTGTGATATATCCATCGGCAGGCTCCTGTATGGCTGGACATTCTGTCCTTATTATTTCAACAACTTCCTTCATATGATTCAGGAAATTAGCACAGTATTCTTCTACCGGAACTGCAGCATATCTCGGTACGACACCTTCTATGACATATGCCCCTCCCTTTTCCACAAGTCCGGCTAATACCTGATATGCATTGGCTCTTGGAATTCCTGATAGCTTTGCTGCTTCATATCCGGTTACTTCACCTTCCCTGCAAAGTACAATATATAATTCCGATTCATTCTTGGTTAATCCTGTCTTCATGAGACCTTCGATTAACTTCAACAATATCCCTCCTGTTCTGAGTGATCTGGTCTTTCATTATAAACTAACAAAAATATGTGGTAATACTAGTAGTATGTGCAACTACTACTAGTATTACCACATATTTTTTTCTGTGTCAATCAATATCTCCTATTATCATTCTTAACCAAAACAGTCTGCATTACTAGAATGCCATTCATATAATGACATGCTATAATTATTTCCTAACTTCTTATTACCAGCATATAGAAAGCCTTCCCTTTCATATACCTGTCTCAATTTTCTTCTTTCTGCATTACAGTCTAATCTCAATGAATTAATACCCTTTACAAATGATAAATTTTTTGCATAGTCAATCAACTCTTTCGTAATACCTTTCCCTGCATACTCTCTCTTAACAGCTAACTTATGTATATATAATGATTTTCCTTGTGGAATTTCAGGCCAATACTTTGAATCATAATCAGTAATTGCAATACATCCTGCAGGAACCCCATTCTGGTAATCAATATAAAAGTCACTAATCTGATAATCCTTTGAAAGAGAATGCCACTTAATACTGTCCTCATTCCATAGGTTCCCTAATTCATTCTTTTTCATCCACATAACAGCATCTAATAGTATTTCCTCAATTGCTGGAATATCATTTTTATCCGCCTGCTTTATCATAAATTGTTCTCCATAGCTTTAAATCTGCCCCGGTGCATATAAATGCAACAGTTCAACTGCCCAGAAGGTCAGATCACACATCAATGCTGTTTTCGATTTGTAATCGGGTTCCAGCCTAACATCAACATATGCTGTTGGGTAATTGATCTTCTTCGGTGAATAGCGTTTGTTATGAGGTACAGCAAAATTCATTTGTAAAATGCCATCCTCGTTAATCGCTTGTTTAACATTTGCAATAGACTCCTTTAGAATATCGACCTTATCTCCGACACCGAGCATTGCGATTTCGGTAAGTAGGCGACGGTATAGGATGATATCTATGGTATCCGGATGGAATGGTCTGATTGGAGTAATGAAAGCAAAACAAGGTGCGTAATATCTGCCATTGATTCGGATATACATATTGTTATCCGGCTTCATAATCTGGTTGATACGATTAATGGAAGCGGCGAGCATATCAATATTCTCCTTCGTACGCCAGCTATGTGTATATGCCAGCATGGTAAGGGTATATGCATCCGGATAATATTCATCCGCCTCGATATAAGGATAATTATAACGTCGTTTCGTATTTGAATTAAACTTCGTAATCTCATCCAGAGAAGATATTTCAAGGATACGACGGAAGCCTTTTAATGCTATTTGCTGTAGCTCCTTCACATCGTCGAAATCATCCCCATAGCCGAGTATAGCCTGCATTGTATAAATTAGTGACATCAGACTATTGCCGTTATTCAAGCCTTCAAATCGATGTTCATAACGCGTGATTTCAGGAGGAATATAGGAAAATTCTTTACGTAAAATCTCTTCATCCCTCATGGCCTTGATAAAATTAACTATGATTGGATGTGTCTTGGGAACTTTATAATAGGAAAGTAAACGCGCTGCTGTTTCCCCATCCTGCAAAGGCGTTTCATGAAGCTTCACCCCTTTCCAGTTATCCCAGCTATGCATGCCGCTTCCTATATAACCGTTCGGCTTAATATAAGTCTGTAATAGTTTAAAATATGGTGTCTGATATATTTGCTGGAGCAGTTGTTCTTCGTCAGCCGGAGAAATGGTTTTTAGAATATCCTTTCGAAGCCGATATTGAATTACCGGCCCTGCGTGTGTAAGAAGAAAATCAATTGATTTCGACAAGTTCATCTTGGCACCCCCACTAACATAAATTCTCTTGTGATAGACTGGTTCAACTAATCGTAATAAATCTCTTGTGCACCATCCTCTTTCATGCTACCATAAAGAATTCCATTTTTCTACTATTTCCCATAATTACTTAGTAAAGTATTCTGTACTATCACTGCCTATGCGCACATTTCGTTCCTCTCATGGATTACCTTCTATAAGTGGTAATTACTCCTCATTTAATACTGCTTCATCAAACAACTCAAGTAGTTCTTTTGATGTAGTCCACTTAAGGCTACCATCCTCATTAGAAAAATCGTATCCTGATAATTCGTATAATGCATTGGCACAGATATATTCATACATCCCCGAATTGGGACTTTTGTATATTATCCAATATAGAGGCATCATAGCCGTATCGCCTATGTCTATCACATTTTTATAATGGGCGGAATTAAAAACTCTCGTCCATCCCTGTGTTAAGAGAATATCCGGATTTGCCCTCTCCTCTTCAATTTCTTCCTGCACCAATGCTTGAAGCTCACTTGCAACCTTCTCCAAGACTTTTTCATCTAGACGTGAGATGAACATTTCCTCATTTACTCCATTGGGAGTTATTGCTGACCAGTCTATGCTATCCTTATTCGTTTTATCTTGATGATCAATTGCAGTTTTTTCGCTATTTATCTTATAGTTATCTTCACTTTCTTCCATCTGATTTCGCGTACTATCTCCGGTTTTAGAGTTATATTCATTGCCAGTATTTAAATTCTGTTGAGATTCTCTCTGACCGCCACATGCTGCCATGAATATTAGAAAGGAAATTATTACACTGCAAATAAGTAAATTCTTTTTCATATCAGTTCCTCACAATATAATTTATGACTTCATAAAAAAGGACGTTTCATAATTCATTCGCGGTGACAATTACTTTGGTAAGTAATTATCCCCGCTTATACATTATGAAACATCCCCTTGCCAAAGTTATATAGGATTATAATTGAGTGATGCTCAAAAAAACATTTACATTCAATACTGGCTTATTTCATAATAACCAGTTCATAATCCCGGTTACCGAGACCTATTTTTTCCGCATGCTCAAGGCAGGAACGCCATTCTGACTCGGGTGTCGAATTGATAAAATGATCATGATGATCTTTAAAGCC
The nucleotide sequence above comes from Variimorphobacter saccharofermentans. Encoded proteins:
- a CDS encoding TrmB family transcriptional regulator, whose translation is MKLIEGLMKTGLTKNESELYIVLCREGEVTGYEAAKLSGIPRANAYQVLAGLVEKGGAYVIEGVVPRYAAVPVEEYCANFLNHMKEVVEIIRTECPAIQEPADGYITVSGLQNIIDKIRNIIENATERVYVSVSENEIDYFKEALEAAAAKGLKVVAIISGDIELQGVITHNIKKGSGQIRLIADSSYVLTGTITGSDKDICLFSKNKPLVELIKDSLKNEIRLSELERRNEK
- a CDS encoding GNAT family N-acetyltransferase, producing the protein MIKQADKNDIPAIEEILLDAVMWMKKNELGNLWNEDSIKWHSLSKDYQISDFYIDYQNGVPAGCIAITDYDSKYWPEIPQGKSLYIHKLAVKREYAGKGITKELIDYAKNLSFVKGINSLRLDCNAERRKLRQVYEREGFLYAGNKKLGNNYSMSLYEWHSSNADCFG